In Podospora pseudoanserina strain CBS 124.78 chromosome 5, whole genome shotgun sequence, a single window of DNA contains:
- a CDS encoding hypothetical protein (EggNog:ENOG503NV98; COG:Q), translating to MDFLIDAELSNSTILGLAAASFVIWYVVTAFTAWYRLRHLPGPTLAKFSFLWQAHTIVTQQVSSRYINFREYGPLVVVAPGTVVTNDPDVLRKISAARSTYKRSVWYAGAKFTHNTDSMGTQVDTAAHDILKAKTAGPYAGRETEGGLERAVDAQLVRLVDLIRRKYLSTPDELRSIDFAKLSRCFTMDVISGLVFGKPWGHLDEGEDVLGWIGTMDKLLPMMSVGLELPALRDIMIPKYGLLRWFGPKTSDKSGLGVVMKHVNETIRERFQNKEKPTKDMMGGFIRNGMTRSECEGEAILAVLAGNDTTASTIRSSMLYLMATPHAYARFKKEIKEAVKQGKVSSPITNEEAQKLPYTQAVMYETFRIGNAATFGHYKVVPRGGDTLAGYYLPGGTNIGHNTLGLTHNKKIFGEDADIFRPERFLDCQADQKTGMMRALEIIWGGGRWTCAGKNVALIELNKTAFELMRHFDFQVVNVHNPVKERAYISKLHDDMFVRISEADWSCI from the exons ATGGACTTCCTTATCGACGCAGAGCTGAGCAACAGCACCATCCTCGGACTAGCGGCAGCATCCTTTGTGATCTGGTATGTTGTGACGGCTTTCACAGCTTGGTATCGTCTCCGCCACCTTCCAGGGCCCACGCTGGCCAAGTTCTCCTTCTTGTGGCAAGCCCATACTATCGTAACACAACAGGTGTCCTCGCGCTATATCAACTTCCGAGAATACGGTCCTCTCGTGGTCGTAGCGCCCGGCACGGTTGTCACTAATGATCCGGATGTTCTCCGCAAGATTTCGGCGGCCAGATCGACATATAAGCGTTCTGTCTGGTACGCCGGCGCCAAGTTCACACACAACACTGACAGCATGGGAACCCAAGTGGACACTGCTGCTCACGACATACTCAAGGCAAAGACAGCAGGGCCCTACGCTGGCCGTGAAACTGAAGGTGGCCTGGAGAGGGCTGTTGATGCTCAGCTTGTCCGCCTGGTCGACCTCATCCGCCGGAAATATCTCTCCACTCCCGACGAGCTTCGCTCCATTGACTTTGCCAAGCTGTCAAGATGCTTCACCATGGATGTCATCTCGGGTTTGGTATTCGGAAAGCCGTGGGGTCATCTTGATGAG GGCGAGGACGTTCTAGGGTGGATAGGGACAATGGACAAGCTTCTGCCTATGATGTCAGTGGGGCTTGAACTCCCTGCCCTTCGGGACATTATGATACCAAAGTACGGACTTTTGCGCTGGTTCGGACCAAAGACCAGTGACAAATCTGGGTTGGGGGTCGTTATGAA ACATGTCAATGAAACCATTCGAGAGCGGTTTCAAAACAAGGAAAAGCCCACCAAAGACATGATG GGCGGGTTCATTCGCAACGGCATGACCAGAAGCGAATGCGAAGGAGAGGCCATCCTTGCTGTCCTCGCAGGTAATGATACAACGGCA AGCACGATTCGGTCGTCCATGCTCTATCTCATGGCCACGCCGCATGCCTATGCCCGGTTCAAAAAGGAGATCAAAGAGGCCGTCAAACAGGGCAAGGTCTCGAGTCCGATCACCAACGAGGAGGCCCAGAAGTTGCCTTACACGCAGGCCGTCATGTATGAAACCTTCCGCATTGGTAACGCCGCCACATTCGGCCATTACAAAGTAGTTCCAAGGGGAGGCGATACGCTTGCTGGCTACTACTTGCCTGGTGGGACAAATATTGGCCACAACACTTTGGGGTTGACGCACAACAAGAAAATCtttggagaggatgctgATATATTTCGGCCGGAGCGCTTCCTCGACTGCCAGGCGGATCAGAAGACAGGAATGATGCGAGCATTGGAGATAATTTGGGGTGGTGGCCGATGGACATGTGCGGGTAAAAATGTGGCCTTGATTGAGTTGAACAAGACCGCTTTTGAG TTGATGAGACACTTTGACTTTCAGGTTGTGAATGTCCACAACCCAGTCAAAGAAAGGGCCTACATTTCAAAACTACATGACGACATGTTTGTTAGGATTTCCGAGGCGGATTGGAGCTGTATTTGA
- the ATG26 gene encoding Sterol 3-beta-glucosyltransferase (EggNog:ENOG503NV9G; COG:C; COG:G), with the protein MATPSQSTSSAVAVPIAPVENTTAPSPAPTSSQSAALSKSQHLAHPPPSSAVRTPNAASHDERTVRRVSRKLQKKRHDDEHTPTMELPESLKQQGDHADSDEEVLRPEGYGGGMFMNMNQSIFGLIAAAGSQADFGDRFEGQSSDEDDNDVERENPMAMTIAGHKALHHKPSKSLSSHLAQSTVLRKHGATSNKAESKHRRKISESRLLRSVPGLSKLTSRAKSSLKPPKPQDAETEKPGEMDDKVEEASASQPASEVTPTIEITRTESRQTAPVMSRMLEARAQMAARPSFDLERPSGEQAHRPEAGETGPTELAKRLQEIFQFDTPEEVINEFPCWLLQNVLLQGYMYITAGHVAFYAYLPKKANEVTKSGYLAKCGKHNPKYNRYFFRLKGDVLSYYRDTQNLYFPSGQVDLRYGISAEITDKDKEGVNFTIVTHKRTYYFKADSSSSAKEWVKSLRKVIFKSHNDGDSVKISLPIANILDVEETQMLGFAETCKIRVIDNDETYAIDEYFFSFFSFSEEAIDVLKTLVEGSSSQTPGQNELDEPASEAQSKRTSTSGSREQVLKSLNTRGGKITQSIKTTLSPISPGQRSPSPRPCLDGPRTSFDGFRPFSRRSVDVSRDDIRGKSPRRSFSERRTSFHRRHLSESGTDHDMERQEGSDSYVQSMEDPSQASMSGLIVSGSSEAPSASQILRGSEVFHNPAIHRSASAPRARNEAAVPEAPGTVKASRPPSISAQNGETEGNQAMPTLQNTATVGTFPFKGAGALMGYLDRQSRRMSNLLATESMGYVEKVSGMWKGGKKHYDEPAGLRTDEEDAEDNPDERATHEARFREHFALPKTEKLQAAYYAHMMRVLPLYGKIYIGNRHFCFRSLLPGTRTKLVLPLKDIENVDKEKGFRFGYAGLVVVIRGHEELFFEFNRAEIRDDCTITVLQNLEATRYVRDSGLLDSEDAEDAQAAVAERDALREARNEEFPHHEVKLPHDAHCVSEAPTILFDDPKASILNFKPSKSMKITCLTIGSRGDVQPYIALCKRLMKDGHRPRICTHAEFRDWIESHGIEFCPVGGDPSELMRLCIQNGTFTWAFLKEANSTMRGWLDDLLVTAWEACKGSDLLIESPSAMAGIHIAEALGIPYFRAFTMPWTRTRAYPHAFIMPGQKLGGAYNYVTYTLFDNVFWQTTASQINRWRNVWLGLPNTTLDKLQINKVPFLYNFSPFVVPPPIDFSDWIRVTGYWFLDEGNENKWQPSKELLDFIDKARADGKKLVYVGFGSIIVPDPAKMTQEVIDAVQKADVRCILSKGWSDRLPGSGDEKVPGPEEAKVEPQLPEEIFQIQSAPHDWLFKQIDAAAHHGGSGTTGASLRAGIPTIIRPFFGDQFFFGSRVEDLGVGICLKKWGANSFARALWEATHSERMIVKARVLGEQIRKENGVDTAVQCIYRDMEYATNLIRSKMGKNHARTGENVSMTEANLNNEDEEESWTFVGDSDTVEDLSSEALMKTVADLRDLQAYHGDNADKTQGNTVVGGAVGAGVETVKGKGVS; encoded by the exons ATGGCTACTCCCAGTCAGTCAACGTCGTCTGCCGTTGCAGTTCCAATTGCTCCAGTAGAGAATACAactgctccctctcctgccccCACGAGCTCCCAGTCAGCCGCCCTCTCCAAGTCACAACACctcgcccacccccctccatcatcggcCGTAAGAACACCGAATGCCGCCAGCCACGACGAGCGCACAGTGCGCCGCGTTTCACGAAAACTCCAAAAGAAACGCCATGACGACGAACACACTCCCACCATGGAGCTCCCCGAATCACTGAAACAACAAGGCGACCATGCTGATAGCGATGAGGAAGTACTGCGGCCCGAGGGCTATGGCGGCGGCATGTTTATGAACATGAACCAGAGCATATTCGGTCTGATAGCAGCAGCCGGTAGCCAAGCCGACTTTGGCGATCGCTTCGAAGGCCAGAGCTCGGACGAAGACGATAACGACGTCGAAAGGGAAAATCCGATGGCCATGACCATTGCTGGGCACAAAGCCTTGCACCACAAGCCCTCCAAAAGTTTGAGCAGCCATCTTGCTCAGTCGACAGTGTTGAGGAAACATGGCGCCACCTCGAACAAGGCTGAAAGCAAGCATCGTAGAAAGATATCCGAGAGCCGTTTATTGCGCTCTGTGCCTGGCCTTTCCAAGTTGACTTCCAGGGCCAAGTCAAGCCTAAAGCCGCCGAAACCACAGGACGCAGAGACCGAAAAACCGGGCGAGATGGATGACAAAGTCGAAGAAGCTTCTGCTTCTCAACCAGCTTCTGAGGTCACGCCTACGATCGAAATCACCAGGACCGAAAGTCGACAGACAGCACCGGTTATGAGCCGGATGCTGGAGGCGCGCGCGCAAATGGCTGCACGACCAAGCTTCGATCTGGAGAGGCCCTCGGGTGAACAAGCACACAGGCCAGAAGCTGGCGAAACAGGACCAACAGAACTGGCCAAGAGGCTCCAGGAGATCTTCCAGTTTGATACCCCAGAAGAAGTCATCAATG AATTTCCATGCTGGCTCCTTCAAAATGTATTACTCCAAGGATACATGTATATCACGGCCGGCCACGTTGCCTTTTACGCATACCTGCCCAAGAAAGCC AATGAGGTGACAAAATCTGGATATCTTGCCAAGTGTGGCAAGCACAACCCCAAGTACAACCGCTACTTCTTCAGGCTCAAGGGAGATGTCCTGTCGTATTACAGAGACACCCAAAACCTATACTTTCCCAGCGGCCAAGTCGATCTCAGATACGGCATATCCGCAGAGATCAccgacaaggacaaggaagGTGTCAACTTTACCATTGTGACCCACAAGAGAACCTACTACTTTAAAGCCGACAGCTCGTCTAGTGCCAAGGAATGGGTCAAGAGCCTGCGCAAGGTGATCTTCAAATCACACAACGATGGCGACAGCGTGAAGATCTCGTTGCCCATCGCCAACATTCTTGATGTGGAAGAAACCCAAATGTTGGGTTTCGCCGAAACGTGCAAGATACGAGTCATTGACAACGATGAGACATACGCCATCGACGAG tatttcttctccttcttcagctttaGCGAAGAAGCCATTGACGTTCTCAAGACGCTCGTGGAGGGTTCTTCCTCGCAAACGCCAGGACAGAATGAGCTCGATGAACCTGCCTCGGAGGCACAGTCGAAGCGAACCAGCACGAGCGGCAGTCGTGAGCAAGTGCTCAAATCACTCAATACCCGTGGAGGCAAGATTACCCAGAGCATCAAAACCACGCTGTCGCCCATCTCGCCAGGACAACGTTCACCGAGCCCGCGCCCATGTCTCGACGGGCCCCGCACTAGTTTTGATGGGTTTCGGCCTTTCAGCAGGCGAAGTGTTGATGTCAGCCGCGACGATATCCGCGGAAAGTCCCCACGTCGAAGCTTTAGCGAACGCCGGACTTCCTTCCACAGGCGCCATTTGTCTGAGAGCGGGACCGATCACGATATGGAGAGACAAGAAGGCAGTGATTCTTATGTCCAAAGCATGGAGGACCCCAGCCAAGCGAGCATGTCTGGACTGATCGTCTCCGGAAGCAGCGAAGCCCCTTCGGCAAGCCAGATCCTTAGAGGGAGTGAGGTCTTTCACAACCCAGCCATCCACAGGTCGGCCTCAGCACCCCGCGCGCGGAATGAGGCAGCCGTGCCCGAGGCGCCAGGAACAGTCAAGGCCTCACGGCCCCCATCGATTTCAGCTCAGAATGGTGAAACGGAGGGAAATCAGGCCATGCCAACGCTGCAGAACACTGCCACAGTGGGGACCTTCCCCTTCAAGGGTGCTGGTGCGCTCATGGGCTATCTGGATAGACAGTCCAGGAGGATGAGCAATCTCCTCGCAACAGAGTCTATGGGATATGTTGAGAAGGTATCAGGTATGTGGAAGGGCGGCAAGAAACACTATGACGAGCCTGCCGGCTTAAGAaccgatgaagaagatgctgaAGACAACCCCGATGAGCGAGCCACCCATGAAGCCCGGTTCAGGGAACACTTTGCCCTGCCCAAGACTGAGAAGCTCCAGGCTGCCTACTATGCGCACATGATGCGCGTACTTCCGCTCTACGGCAAGATCTACATCGGTAATCGTCACTTTTGCTTCCGCAGCCTGCTGCCAGGCACCCGCACCAAGCTTGTCCTTCCGCTCAAGGATATCGAAAATGTCGATAAAGAGAAGGGCTTCCGGTTTGGCTACGCCGGtttagtggtggtgatccgTGGCCATGAAGAGCTCTTCTTCGAGTTCAACCGGGCCGAGATACGTGATGACTGCACCATCACGGTTCTGCAGAACCTGGAGGCGACCCGATATGTTCGTGATTCGGGTCTGTTGGACAGTGAGGATGCAGAAGATGCGCAGGCTGCTGTGGCGGAGCGGGATGCCCTCCGGGAGGCCCGGAACGAGGAGTTTCCACATCATGAGGTCAAGCTGCCCCATGACGCCCATTGTGTCTCTGAAGCGCCGACCATTTTGTTTGATGATCCCAAGGCTTCCATCCTCAACTTTAAGCCCAGCAAGTCCATGAAGATCACTTGTCTTACGATTGGGTCTCGTGGAGATGTTCAACCCTATATTGCCCTTTGCAAGCGACTGATGAAGGATGGCCATCGTCCCAGGATTTGCACTCACGCCGAGTTCCGAGACTGGATCGAGAGTCATGGGATTGAGTTTTGccctgttggtggtgaccCAAGCGAGCTGATGAGGCTCTGCATTCAGAACGGCACCTTCACCTGGGCATTTCTCAAAGAGGCGAACTCGACGATGCGTGGCTGGCTTGACGACCTTCTTGTCACGGCTTGGGAAGCGTGCAAGGGCAGCGACCTCTTGATCGAATCACCCAGTGCCATGGCTGGCATTCACATCGCAGAGGCTCTTGGCATCCCATACTTCCGCGCCTTCACGATGCCGTGGACCCGCACTCGCGCCTACCCCCACGCCTTCATCATGCCTGGACAAAAGCTTGGAGGAGCCTACAATTACGTGACCTACACTCTGTTTGACAATGTGTTTTGGCAAACCACCGCCAGTCAAATCAACCGGTGGCGCAACGTCTGGCTTGGGTTGCCAAACACGACACTTGACAAGCTGCAGATTAACAAGGTCCCGTTCTTGTACAACTTCTCTCCGTTTGTGGTCCCACCGCCCATTGACTTTAGTGACTGGATCCGCGTCACCGGGTACTGGTTTCTCGACGAGGGCAACGAGAACAAGTGGCAACCGTCCAAGGAGCTGCTCGACTTCATCGACAAGGCCCGGGCAGACGGCAAAAAGCTTGTGTACGTTGGCTTTGGGTCTATTATAGTGCCTGACCCGGCCAAGATGACACAAGAGGTGATTGATGCTGTGCAGAAGGCGGATGTCAGATGCATTCTGAGCAAAGGCTGGAGTGACCGGTTACCTGGCTCGGGGGATGAAAAGGTTCCTGGTCCTGAAGAGGCCAAGGTTGAGCCACAGCTGCCGGAGGAGATCTTCCAGATCCAGTCAGCACCTCATGACTGGTTGTTCAAGCAgattgatgctgctgctcaccATGGGGGAAGCGGAACTACGGGTGCCAGTTTGCGGGCTGGCATTCCCACGATTATCAGGCCATTTTTTGGTGACCAGTTCTTCTTTGGAAGCCGGGTTGAGGACTTGGGAGTGGGAATCTGTCTCAAGAAGTGGGGGGCGAATTCTTTTGCAAGGGCGCTGTGGGAGGCTACGCACAGCGAGAGGATGATTGTgaaggcgagggtgttgggggagcaGATTCGAAAA GAAAATGGAGTTGACACAGCGGTCCAGTGCATCTACCGCGACATGGAATATGCCACCAATCTCATCCGGTCCAAGATGGGTAAGAACCATGCTCGGACAGGTGAGAATGTCAGCATGACGGaggccaacctcaacaacgaggatgaggaggagagctggACCTTTGTGGGAGACTCGGACACGGTCGAAGACTTGAGTTCCGAGGCTCTCATGAAGACGGTAGCCGATCTCAGAGACCTTCAAGCTTATCATGGCGACAATGCCGACAAGACTCAGGGTAATACCGTGGTAGGGGGCGCGGTGGGCGCTGGAGTGGAGAcggtgaaggggaagggggtgagttAA
- a CDS encoding hypothetical protein (EggNog:ENOG503P2WP), protein MSTTLLPFLYQTRTLQRISRHAAPNPALRAFVHTTAATNLPLRPSSYMPPRRSSRPSRTGSYRRGPASGGPKRESIPFELPEDYERPPPRELNHLLTEAGDRSTITPTERDAFKAIFEEIAAKQSPSSHQDPSLLKPTQQRWPKSDAALDLPAQPSASETIDIIMQDAADVEARNTRQLQHPYGKSHPMTQAANTNDWNKALLRFPPSLRDAARRALNITEAEELKSPDGYSESAASRVGADPDMVLNPLGKSVQHEALRRAERARVEGMMQATRTDFELWDILEKEVFPMVARFGLDKLEPSVLKTKGRNGKKADTAPPAANAEENAPGNDLFPLHIYGPLYPRYLLAALRLFHQRFSHPSPLALNILPRVKELGPASYVLGASTPFYNELVRILWYRYGNAEGVLNMFEEMRMAGMVFDADSLKVLNAISSWVRASETGKQGPFLKELVSLPEWEYGMQARLKHWGNSMQDQRKYLASAI, encoded by the coding sequence ATGTCAACAACACTTCTCCCATTCCTCTACCAGACCCGGACCCTGCAGAGGATATCTCGGCATGCCGCTCCAAATCCAGCATTGCGAGCCTTTGTGCACACCACAGCGGCGACAAACCTGCCCCTCAGACCGTCTTCATATATGCCCCCAAGGAGATCCTCCCGTCCAAGCAGAACAGGATCTTACAGGCGAGGCCCTGCTTCCGGTGGCCCGAAAAGAGAATCCATCCCCTTCGAGCTTCCAGAAGACTACGAGCGACCCCCTCCCAGAGAATTGAACCATCTTCTCACAGAGGCTGGAGATCGATCGACCATCACACCCACCGAGCGTGATGCCTTCAAGGCTATCTTTGAAGAAATTGCCGCCAAGCAGTCACCTTCGAGCCATCAAGACCCCTCGCTCCTCAAGCCTACGCAGCAGCGCTGGCCCAAGAGCGATGCGGCCTTGGATTTACCAGCCCAGCCGTCAGCTAGTGAGACAatcgacatcatcatgcaAGATGCCGCCGACGTCGAAGCGAGAAATACTAGACAGCTCCAACATCCCTACGGCAAGAGTCACCCCATGACAcaagcagccaacaccaaTGACTGGAACAAAGCTCTCTTGCGCTTTCCACCGAGCCTCCGTGATGCTGCCCGCCGAgccctcaacatcaccgaagccgaggagctcaagagcCCCGATGGGTATTCAGAAAGTGCCGCCTCCCGCGTTGGAGCTGACCCCGACATGGTGCTCAACCCACTCGGCAAGTCCGTTCAGCACGAAGCCCTCCGCCGTGCCGAGCGCGCGCGAGTCGAAGGGATGATGCAGGCCACAAGAACAGACTTTGAGCTGTGGGATATTTTAGAAAAGGAGGTCTTTCCAATGGTGGCCAGGTTTGGGTTGGACAAGCTGGAGCCATCCGTGTTGAAGACGAAGGGACGCAATGGCAAAAAAGCTGATACGGCTCCTCCTGCGGCCAACGCCGAGGAAAACGCACCAGGCAATGACCTATTTCCCCTGCACATCTACGGTCCACTGTACCCCCGCTATCTTCTAGCCGCCCTCCGTCTGTTCCACCAAAGATTTTCCCACCCATCACCGCTGGCCTTGAACATTTTACCGCGCGTCAAGGAGCTTGGGCCGGCAAGCTACGTTTTGGGAGCCAGCACGCCCTTTTACAACGAGCTGGTGAGGATTTTGTGGTATAGGTACGGCAATGCCGAAGGTGTGCTCAACATGTTTGAGGAGATGCGTATGGCCGGCATGGTATTTGACGCCGACTCACTCAAGGTGCTGAATGCCATCTCGTCGTGGGTCAGAGCAAGCGAGACGGGGAAGCAGGGTCCTTTTCTCAAGGAGTTGGTCTCGTTGCCCGAGTGGGAATATGGGATGCAGGCGAGGCTGAAGCATTGGGGAAATTCGATGCAAGATCAGCGAAAGTACTTGGCCAGTGCCATTTAG
- a CDS encoding hypothetical protein (EggNog:ENOG503PQIK) has product MVQRALSHRRSSNRTLEIDVSSAAAVPTTTPGSTAGYVTIPIRISSVRGRSESTLPLSRHHLSRRSDSVSTTTSSVSSSYRETRYLNRESMVEEAVVDDEVVKREGEGVN; this is encoded by the coding sequence ATGGTTCAACGCGCCCTCAGTcaccgccgcagcagcaaccgcacCCTAGAAATCGACGTcagctccgccgccgccgtcccaacaacaacacccggCAGCACAGCCGGCTAtgtcaccatccccatccgcaTCTCTTCTGTTAGGGGCCGGAGTGAATCCACCCTGCCATTGTCAAGACACCACCTCTCTCGGCGCTCAGACAGCGTCAGCACGACTACCTCTTCTGTGTCTTCGAGTTACAGGGAGACGAGGTATTTAAATCGGGAGAgtatggtggaggaggctgttgttgatgatgaggttgttaagagggagggtgagggggtaaATTAG
- a CDS encoding hypothetical protein (COG:S; EggNog:ENOG503NVA8), with protein MPPKKEPVISAFERKRLENIAANNAILSGISATADKIIPSKATPTKTKAKKSTPRKREPTKVAHQPATRRSTRLAGVDADNDTLKRKFEVEVEAAAEKAKAKKLRVNGDLQLGDISVEGRKWEGGVDGLGLLKGLSVRGAQPGVKTFDEDDVEETSDENLKELRLRMRNLKMYDKWPVADIKIVPQRIYSMGFHPTEDKPIIFAGDKEGAMGIFDASQEPIKTEDDEDEESYSDPVISAFKTHARTITSFQFSSVDANAVYTSSYDSSIRKLDLDKGVSTQVFAPVDAGVELPISAMDIPSTDPNTIVFSTLNGQLGRHDIRTKPADAEIWHLVDHKIGGFSLHPLQPHLVAAASLDRTLKIWDLRKIQGTGDMRKPVLLGEHESRLSVSHASWSSAGHIATSSYDDTIKIYSFPDAGSWKAGVELFDDQMEPVHKIAHNNQTGRWVTILKPQWQKSPFDGIQKFAIGNMNRFVDIYAANGEQLAQLDGDGITAVPAVAHFHPTLEWVAGGNASGKLCLWM; from the exons ATGCCCCCTAAGAAGGAGCCCGTCATCAGTGCCTTTGAACGGAAGCGTTTGGAGAACATTGCGGCGAACAATGCGATCCTCAGTGGGATATCAGCGACGGCTGATAAGATCATCCCTTCGAAAGCGACACCCACGAAAACCAAGGCGAAAAAATCTACGCCACGTAAACGCGAACCGACCAAAGTCGCCCATCAGCCCGccacaagaagaagcacgCGCTTAGCTGGTGTCGACGCTGACAACGACACCCTCAAGCGCAAGTTtgaggtcgaggtcgaggccgCGGCTGAGAAGGCGAAAGCCAAAAAGCTCCGAGTCAACGGAGACTTGCAGCTAGGAGACATTTCGGTAGAGGGGCGCAAATGGGAAGGCGGTGTTGACGGACTCGGGCTGCTCAAGGGCTTGTCAGTTCGCGGTGCCCAACCTGGTGTCAAAACCTTTGACGAAgacgatgtcgaggagaCTTCAGATGAGAATCTCAAGGAGCTGAGACTGCGCATGCGCAATCTCAAGATGTACGATAAATGGCCAGTTGCCG ACATTAAGATTGTTCCGCAGCGCATCTACTCAATGGGCTTCCATCCAACAGAGGACAAACCGATCATCTTTGCTGGCGATAAGGAAGGGGCCATGGGTATCTTCGATGCGTCCCAAGAGCCGATCAAGAccgaagatgacgaagacgaagaaagCTACTCTGACCCCGTGATATCAGCATTTAAGACGCACGCTCGCACCATTACCTCTTTTCAGTTTTCCTCCGTCGATGCCAATGCCGTCTACACATCCTCTTACGATTCTTCCATCCGCAAGCTCGACTTGGACAAGGGGGTATCCACTCAGGTTTTTGCCCCGGTCGATGCAGGCGTGGAGCTTCCCATCAGTGCAATGGACATACCGTCGACGGACCCAAACACGATTGTATTCTCGACACTAAATGGTCAGCTTGGACGCCATGACATCCGGACCAAGCCGGCGGATGCTGAGATCTGGCATCTCGTCGATCATAAAATCGGAGGGTTTTCTTTACATCCTCTACAGCCTCACCTTGTGGCTGCCGCATCGCTCGACCGCACTTTAAAGATCTGGGACTTGCGGAAAATACAAGGGACGGGGGATATGCGGAAGCCCGTCTTGCTGGGAGAGCATGAGTCCCGCTTGTCTGTCTCACATGCTAGCTGGAGCAGCGCCGGCCATATTGCGACGTCTAGCTACGATGATACCATCAAGATCTACTCTTTCCCTGATGCGGGCTCCTGGAAAGCAGGCGTCGAGCTTTTTGACGACCAGATGGAACCAGTGCACAAGATTGCCCATAACAATCAAACTGGACGCTGGGTAACCATCTTGAAGCCTCAGTGGCAGAAGAGCCCATTTGACGGGATTCAAAAGTTCGCCATTGGCAACATGAACCGGTTCGTGGACATTTATGCGGCGAACGGAGAGCAACTGGCACAGCTGGACGGCGATGGCATCACGGCTGTGCCGGCTGTAGCGCATTTTCACCCTACATTGGAATGGGTTGCCGGTGGTAATGCCAGCGGCAAGCTGTGCCTGTGGATGTAG